A window of the Trichoderma asperellum chromosome 6, complete sequence genome harbors these coding sequences:
- a CDS encoding uncharacterized protein (EggNog:ENOG41), whose amino-acid sequence MATFDDADFGVETPTQPVQSSQQNAAGDHATNTIHEGALAIPMSPTSISHDAIEIPATRSPHADASKYMHNLSLSPSMRDRRASRNSFGTSLPIPRSKRQSRLSSVHHIDRDAVLGSGAVPIQHTRDILAAQIQDISADKAKKAKNMAFVFDIDGVLVHGDRLIPEGKRALEILNGDNELGIKIPHIFLTNGSGKPELARTQQLAKILQNPVNTEQFIQSHTPMRALAEYYNTVLVVGGEGYRCREVAEQYGFRDIVVPNDIVAWDTTIAPYRVFTDEERASSRPRDFSQTNIEAILVFSDSRDYATDMQIIIDLLRSEDGRLGTIAADPVSQRIPIYFSQGDMLCPTEHPIPRMSQGTFRIGLEAMYKALTGVDLERVVYGKPEMATYKYADEVIASWMEQLHGEERIPENIYMVGDNPASDIIGGNMYGWNTCLVRTGVFQGGENDESNPANFGVFPNVLEAVKSACRKELGESFRFEWDDRVNPVLHGSKHVASAIE is encoded by the coding sequence ATGGCTACATTCGATGATGCCGATTTTGGCGTGGAGACGCCTACACAGCCTGTGCAGAGCAGCCAGCAAAATGCCGCCGGCGATCACGCTACAAACACAATTCATGAGGGGGCTCTAGCTATTCCAATGTCACCAACCTCGATTTCTCATGATGCGATTGAGATACCTGCCACAAGGTCTCCTCACGCCGATGCGTCAAAGTATATGCACAACCTCTCCCTGTCGCCCTCAATGAGGGATAGAAGGGCTTCTCGGAATTCTTTCGGGACCTCACTCCCAATCCCACGTTCCAAGAGACAGTCTCGCCTCAGCTCTGTCCACCATATCGACCGAGATGCAGTTTTGGGGTCAGGCGCAGTTCCCATCCAGCACACAAGGGACATTTTGGCAGCTCAAATCCAAGACATATCGGCAGATAAAGCTAAGAAAGCCAAGAACATGGCATTTGTCTTCGATATCGATGGTGTCTTAGTGCATGGCGATCGTCTGATCCCAGAGGGAAAGAGAGCACTGGAGATCCTGAACGGAGATAACGAGCTTGGAATCAAGATTCCTCACATATTCCTGACCAACGGATCAGGTAAACCAGAGCTGGCCCGCACGCAGCAGCTAGCCAAGATCTTGCAGAATCCTGTCAATACCGAGCAGTTTATCCAGTCACACACTCCAATGCGCGCTCTGGCGGAGTACTATAACACAGTGCTAGTAGTTGGTGGCGAGGGATATCGCTGCCGAGAGGTGGCGGAACAGTATGGATTCCGCGACATCGTGGTGCCAAACGACATTGTCGCATGGGACACTACGATCGCGCCCTATCGCGTCTTCACAGACGAAGAGCGTGCCAGCTCACGGCCTCGTGATTTTTCCCAGACCAACATCGAGGCCATCCTTGTTTTCTCCGACTCAAGAGACTACGCCACCGACATGCAAATCATCATTGATTTGTTGCGATCTGAGGATGGTCGACTGGGTACTATTGCCGCCGATCCAGTTTCTCAGCGAATCCCCATCTATTTCTCACAAGGCGATATGCTATGCCCTACTGAGCATCCTATTCCTCGTATGAGCCAAGGCACATTCAGAATCGGTCTCGAGGCTATGTACAAGGCGCTCACGGGGGTTGATCTCGAACGTGTGGTGTACGGAAAGCCTGAGATGGCCACATATAAATATGCCGACGAGGTCATCGCATCATGGatggagcagctgcatgGCGAAGAGCGTATCCCTGAAAACATCTACATGGTTGGCGATAACCCGGCCTCGGACATCATTGGCGGAAACATGTATGGCTGGAACACATGCTTGGTGCGTACTGGTGTATTCCAAGGCGGCGAGAATGATGAATCCAACCCTGCCAACTTCGGCGTCTTCCCTAATGTGCTGGAGGCTGTGAAATCTGCCTGCCGTAAGGAACTTGGAGAGTCGTTTAGATTTGAGTGGGATGACCGCGTCAATCCTGTGCTGCACGGCTCCAAGCATGTTGCATCGGCGATTGAGTAA
- a CDS encoding uncharacterized protein (EggNog:ENOG41), whose product MADVETHYTIISYSPYIITTMATFDDADFGVETPTQPVQSSQQNAAGDHATNTIHEGALAIPMSPTSISHDAIEIPATRSPHADASKYMHNLSLSPSMRDRRASRNSFGTSLPIPRSKRQSRLSSVHHIDRDAVLGSGAVPIQHTRDILAAQIQDISADKAKKAKNMAFVFDIDGVLVHGDRLIPEGKRALEILNGDNELGIKIPHIFLTNGSGKPELARTQQLAKILQNPVNTEQFIQSHTPMRALAEYYNTVLVVGGEGYRCREVAEQYGFRDIVVPNDIVAWDTTIAPYRVFTDEERASSRPRDFSQTNIEAILVFSDSRDYATDMQIIIDLLRSEDGRLGTIAADPVSQRIPIYFSQGDMLCPTEHPIPRMSQGTFRIGLEAMYKALTGVDLERVVYGKPEMATYKYADEVIASWMEQLHGEERIPENIYMVGDNPASDIIGGNMYGWNTCLVRTGVFQGGENDESNPANFGVFPNVLEAVKSACRKELGESFRFEWDDRVNPVLHGSKHVASAIE is encoded by the exons ATGG CAGATGTTGAAACCCATTACACAATCATCTCCTATTCTCCGTACATCATAACCACCATGGCTACATTCGATGATGCCGATTTTGGCGTGGAGACGCCTACACAGCCTGTGCAGAGCAGCCAGCAAAATGCCGCCGGCGATCACGCTACAAACACAATTCATGAGGGGGCTCTAGCTATTCCAATGTCACCAACCTCGATTTCTCATGATGCGATTGAGATACCTGCCACAAGGTCTCCTCACGCCGATGCGTCAAAGTATATGCACAACCTCTCCCTGTCGCCCTCAATGAGGGATAGAAGGGCTTCTCGGAATTCTTTCGGGACCTCACTCCCAATCCCACGTTCCAAGAGACAGTCTCGCCTCAGCTCTGTCCACCATATCGACCGAGATGCAGTTTTGGGGTCAGGCGCAGTTCCCATCCAGCACACAAGGGACATTTTGGCAGCTCAAATCCAAGACATATCGGCAGATAAAGCTAAGAAAGCCAAGAACATGGCATTTGTCTTCGATATCGATGGTGTCTTAGTGCATGGCGATCGTCTGATCCCAGAGGGAAAGAGAGCACTGGAGATCCTGAACGGAGATAACGAGCTTGGAATCAAGATTCCTCACATATTCCTGACCAACGGATCAGGTAAACCAGAGCTGGCCCGCACGCAGCAGCTAGCCAAGATCTTGCAGAATCCTGTCAATACCGAGCAGTTTATCCAGTCACACACTCCAATGCGCGCTCTGGCGGAGTACTATAACACAGTGCTAGTAGTTGGTGGCGAGGGATATCGCTGCCGAGAGGTGGCGGAACAGTATGGATTCCGCGACATCGTGGTGCCAAACGACATTGTCGCATGGGACACTACGATCGCGCCCTATCGCGTCTTCACAGACGAAGAGCGTGCCAGCTCACGGCCTCGTGATTTTTCCCAGACCAACATCGAGGCCATCCTTGTTTTCTCCGACTCAAGAGACTACGCCACCGACATGCAAATCATCATTGATTTGTTGCGATCTGAGGATGGTCGACTGGGTACTATTGCCGCCGATCCAGTTTCTCAGCGAATCCCCATCTATTTCTCACAAGGCGATATGCTATGCCCTACTGAGCATCCTATTCCTCGTATGAGCCAAGGCACATTCAGAATCGGTCTCGAGGCTATGTACAAGGCGCTCACGGGGGTTGATCTCGAACGTGTGGTGTACGGAAAGCCTGAGATGGCCACATATAAATATGCCGACGAGGTCATCGCATCATGGatggagcagctgcatgGCGAAGAGCGTATCCCTGAAAACATCTACATGGTTGGCGATAACCCGGCCTCGGACATCATTGGCGGAAACATGTATGGCTGGAACACATGCTTGGTGCGTACTGGTGTATTCCAAGGCGGCGAGAATGATGAATCCAACCCTGCCAACTTCGGCGTCTTCCCTAATGTGCTGGAGGCTGTGAAATCTGCCTGCCGTAAGGAACTTGGAGAGTCGTTTAGATTTGAGTGGGATGACCGCGTCAATCCTGTGCTGCACGGCTCCAAGCATGTTGCATCGGCGATTGAGTAA
- the GLD2 gene encoding Glycerol 2-dehydrogenase (NADP(+)) (EggNog:ENOG41), whose product MATDTSQKTLSSRTYTLNTGAKIPAVGFGTFANEGAKGETYAAVTKALDVGYRHLDCAWFYHNEDEVGDAIRDFLARRPDVTRKDLFICTKVWNHLHEPEDVKWSAKNSCENLKVDYIDLFLVHWPIAAEKNADRTVKLGPDGKYVINKALTENPEPTWRAMEELVDSGIVKAIGVSNWTIPGLKTLLGLARIKPAVNQIEIHPFLPNEELVAFCFQNGILPEAYSPLGSQNQVPTTGERVRDNPTLNAVADRSGYSLAQILLAWGLKRGYVVLPKSSTPSRIESNFIIPDLSDEDFAAIEKVAEGRHVRFVNMKDTFGYDVWPEDK is encoded by the coding sequence ATGGCGACAGACACAAGTCAAAAGACTCTCTCTTCGAGGACCTATACCCTCAACACCGGAGCCAAGATACCTGCCGTTGGTTTCGGCACTTTTGCCAATGAGGGGGCCAAGGGCGAGACATACGCAGCTGTTACGAAGGCTTTGGATGTCGGATATCGGCACCTCGACTGTGCGTGGTTTTATCACAATGAAGACGAAGTTGGCGACGCGATAAGAGATTTCCTCGCTCGTCGACCCGATGTAACCCGCAAGGATTTGTTTATCTGCACAAAGGTTTGGAACCATCTTCACGAACCAGAGGATGTGAAGTGGAGCGCCAAGAATTCATGCGAAAACCTCAAGGTTGACTACATTGACCTGTTTCTTGTGCATTGGCCAATTGCGGCTGAGAAGAATGCGGACAGGACGGTGAAGCTAGGCCCGGATGGGAAATACGTCATCAACAAGGCCTTGACGGAAAATCCTGAGCCAACATGGCGGGCTATGGAGGAACTGGTTGACAGCGGCATCGTGAAGGCGATCGGCGTATCCAACTGGACTATACCAGGGCTGAAGACGCTTCTAGGACTCGCAAGAATCAAGCCAGCAGTGAACCAGATTGAAATCCATCCTTTCCTACCCAACGAAGAGCTCGTGGCGTTCTGCTTCCAAAACGGAATCTTGCCCGAGGCCTACTCACCCCTGGGTTCACAAAATCAAGTGCCAACGACTGGAGAGCGAGTGCGGGATAATCCAACTCTCAACGCGGTTGCAGATCGAAGCGGTTACAGCCTTGCTCAGATTCTCCTGGCTTGGGGTCTAAAGAGAGGTTATGTTGTTCTACCCAAGAGCTCAACCCCAAGTCGCATTGAGAGCAATTTCATAATTCCGGACTTGAGTGACGAGGACTTTGCAGCGATTGAAAAAGTTGCGGAAGGACGACATGTTCGGTTTGTGAATATGAAGGATACTTTTGGTTACGACGTTTGGCCTGAAGACAAATAA
- a CDS encoding uncharacterized protein (SECRETED:SignalP(1-18)): MKISYILTFQAILGAASAAPLEGRSICLANFVGTNSEGDGGPGQAPFSYNDFGITITGGGKKFHHKMNEDADNGTFQRGIKGEKIGSKTGVKIHANWDYANNSWYGCHIKKNGHKYIGKVKSPEIHTGAVSVTEDHCTVHFPC, encoded by the exons atgaA GATCTCATATATTCTTACTTTCCAAGCTATTCTTGGCGCTGCATCTGCAGCTCCTCTTGAAGGTCGCTCAATCTGTCTTGCCAATTTTGTTGGTACAAACAGCGAGGGTGATGGTGGCCCTGGCCAAGCACCTTTTTCTTATAACGATTTTGGAATTACAATTACCGGAGGCGGCAAGAAGTTTCATCACAAGATGAATGAAGACGCTGATAATGGGACATTTCAGCGAGGCATTAAAGGAGAAAAAATCGGTAGCAAGACAGGTGTTAAGATTCATGCCAATTGGGACTATGCAAATAATTCTTGGTATGGTTGTCACATTAAGAAGAATGGCCACAAGTATATCGGCAAGGTTAAATCGCCCGAGATTCATACGGGAGCAGTGTCAGTAACCGAGGACCACTGCACGGTTCATTTCCCCTGCTAA